A stretch of DNA from Halioglobus japonicus:
TGCGCGAGGCGGGTGCCGACCTTGATGAGGCCGCGGTCATTGCCTGGTCCCGCGAGCAAATGGCGAATTATAAGGTGCCCCGCAGCGTCGGATTCCTCGACGAGTTTCCCATGAACGCCGGTGGCAAAATCTTGAAGAATAACCTGCGCGACCTGGCGGCAAAGGAGCTGGCATGAACCTCGCCGCAACCAGCGACCAGTCTGCGCCGATTGAGCTCGACGCCACCGATGTGGGCATCATCGAGCTGCTGCGAGAAGACGGTCGCATGGCGTTCCGCGCCATAGCGCGAGAGCTGAATATTACTGAGGCCACCGTGCGCAGCCGGGTGCGCCGCCTCGAAGAATCAAACACCATGCGTGTCGTCGCCGTGACAGATACCCAGGCCGCTGGCTTTGACATGCTGTTGGCCGTAGGTGTGCAGGTAGAGGGCAGGGCGCCGGAAGAGGTTGCCCGCGACCTGGCCAGTATTCCTGAGGTGTTCTCGGTGAACGCAGTAGTAGGCGCTCACGATATAGAGATTCTTGTTGTGGCGCCTGATCAACAGGGCCTGAATGCACTGCTCAGTGACACCCTAGGTACCTTACCCGGTGTGCGCAAGTTAACCCCATCACTGGCGGTCGATGTACTCAAGAATCAACCGGACTGGGTGCCGTTTCATGACGCGTAGGCTGGACGAGGTGGATGCCGCTATTGTTGAGCGTCTGGCGCCGGACGCCCGCATCAGCAATCGTGAAATTGCTGAGAGCCTGGGTGTGAGTGAAGGTACCGTGAGGGCGCGTATCAAGCGCATGGAAGAAGAACGCCAGGTGCGCATTACCGCGGTCACCAATATCGATCGCTTTGACAATCACGCGCTGGCCTATATCTGGATCGAGGTAGAGCGCAGTGACCAGGCGCGCGAGGTAGCGAGCCGACTGGCCGAAGTGGGAGAGCTGGGTTTTGTCGGCGTCATGCTGGGGCGCTCTGACATCCTGGCGATCACCATGGTCCGCAATGCCGAGCACCTGGCGCACTTTATTCACGACCGAATTACCAGCATCGAGGGCGTGCGTCGCACTGAAAGTACCCTCGGCGTCAATTTCATCAAACACGATTACCGCATGGCGCGGATCGTCAGTTAAGTAAGGAAAACGACATGAACAAGCAGATGACAGCGGCTGACGTTGTCGCTCAACTGGAAGATGGCATGACCATCGGCATTGGCGGTTGGGGCCGCGGCGCAAGCCGATGGCGCTGGTGCGGGAAATCCTGCGCTCTGACCTCAAGGATCTCACCGTAGTGTCCTACGGAGGCGCCGACGTGGGCATGCTCTGTGCGGCCGGCAAGGTGAAAAAGGTGGTATTCGCGTTTGTGTCACTGGATTTTATCCCGCTGGAGCCTTACTTCCGTCAGGCGCGTCAGTCAGGTGCCATCGAGGTGATGGAAATTGATGAGGGCATGATGTTGCTGGGGCTGCGCGCCGCTGCCTGGGGTGTGCCTTACATCCCCACCGAGGTTGGTCTGGGTACAGACATCGTGACCAAGAACCCCGACATCAAGGTGATTGATAGCCCTTACGATGACAAAGAGTGGGTCGCCATGCCGGCACTGAAGCTCGACGCGTCATTGATTCACGCTGACCGCGCTGACGAGCGCGGGGTCTGCCAGATCGCCGGCCCCGATCATTATATGGACGACTGGTTCGCTCGCGCCGCCGACAAAACCTTTGTCTCCTGTGACGAGCTGGTTGCCACCGAATACTTCCACGACCCTGCCCAGGCTCGCCTGGTGCACTGGGAACGCTCGCAGACGACAGGTGTGGTGCCTATTGCCGGTGGCGCGCACCCGACCTCTTGCTCACCGATGTATGGCTTCGATGTGCCCCACTTCAAGGCCTACACAGGTTCTGCGAAAGAGGGCGGTATCCAGGCGTACTTCGATAAGTACCTGGGTGCCTCTGAGGAGGAGTACCAGCAGAACGTCGGTGGCCTCGACGCCATCCGCGCCATTGAATTGCCCACTTACTGATCGGCAAGGAGATCAACATGACTGTAGCAAGTGATTACACCCTGGCCGAACTCTGCATCGTAGCGGCGAGCAAGGCTTTTGCCGATGAGGGCGAGGTTCTCGCGACCGGTATCGGTGTGATTCCCCGCCTGGCCGCGAGCCTGGCGATGAAAACCACCAACCCCGACCTGATGATGACGGATTCAGAGGCCTGGATGCTCAGCGAGCCCAATCCGATTGGCAAGCGCGGCGAAGACCATATGCAGGCCAACGAGAGCTGGATGGGCTTTTCCCGCATTTTTGACAACGTCTGGAGCGGCAAGCGTCACGCCATGCTCGGCCCCACCCAGATCGACAAGTACGGCCAGACCAATACATCTGCGCTGGGCGGCACCTATGAGGCGCCCAAGGTGATGATGCTGGGCGCCCGTGGATTCCCGGGTAATTCAATCTCTCACCCCAACAGCTTCTTTGTGCCCAGCCACAATACCCGCGTGTTCATGGACGGCGAGTGCGATTTCGTTTCCTCCATCGGCTACAACCCCGAGCGTCTGCCCAAGGGCCACAGCCTGGACGATATCGATATCCGCCTGATTGTGACCGACCTGTGTGTTATGGATTTTGGTGGGCCGGATCACCAGATTCGCCTGGTATCCCTGCATCCCGGCGTCACCGCCGAGCAGGTGCAGGAAAACACGGCGTATGCCGTGCATATCGAAGGCGACATTCCCACCACCGAAGCGCCCACTGAGGAGCAGCTGGCGATCATCGCGCAAATGGACCCGCACAATCAGCGCGCTTACCAGATCAAGGACAATCCTCCGGGCGTTCGGAGCTAGGCCATGCTGCAAACGCGACTGACAGAACTGCTGGGCTGCCAATACCCCATCGTGCAAACCGCGATGGGGTGGGTGGCCGATCCACGCCTGGTAGCCGGTAGCTG
This window harbors:
- a CDS encoding Lrp/AsnC family transcriptional regulator, which produces MNLAATSDQSAPIELDATDVGIIELLREDGRMAFRAIARELNITEATVRSRVRRLEESNTMRVVAVTDTQAAGFDMLLAVGVQVEGRAPEEVARDLASIPEVFSVNAVVGAHDIEILVVAPDQQGLNALLSDTLGTLPGVRKLTPSLAVDVLKNQPDWVPFHDA
- a CDS encoding CoA transferase subunit A, with product MALVREILRSDLKDLTVVSYGGADVGMLCAAGKVKKVVFAFVSLDFIPLEPYFRQARQSGAIEVMEIDEGMMLLGLRAAAWGVPYIPTEVGLGTDIVTKNPDIKVIDSPYDDKEWVAMPALKLDASLIHADRADERGVCQIAGPDHYMDDWFARAADKTFVSCDELVATEYFHDPAQARLVHWERSQTTGVVPIAGGAHPTSCSPMYGFDVPHFKAYTGSAKEGGIQAYFDKYLGASEEEYQQNVGGLDAIRAIELPTY
- a CDS encoding Lrp/AsnC family transcriptional regulator — translated: MTRRLDEVDAAIVERLAPDARISNREIAESLGVSEGTVRARIKRMEEERQVRITAVTNIDRFDNHALAYIWIEVERSDQAREVASRLAEVGELGFVGVMLGRSDILAITMVRNAEHLAHFIHDRITSIEGVRRTESTLGVNFIKHDYRMARIVS
- a CDS encoding CoA-transferase subunit beta translates to MTVASDYTLAELCIVAASKAFADEGEVLATGIGVIPRLAASLAMKTTNPDLMMTDSEAWMLSEPNPIGKRGEDHMQANESWMGFSRIFDNVWSGKRHAMLGPTQIDKYGQTNTSALGGTYEAPKVMMLGARGFPGNSISHPNSFFVPSHNTRVFMDGECDFVSSIGYNPERLPKGHSLDDIDIRLIVTDLCVMDFGGPDHQIRLVSLHPGVTAEQVQENTAYAVHIEGDIPTTEAPTEEQLAIIAQMDPHNQRAYQIKDNPPGVRS
- a CDS encoding AMP-binding enzyme gives rise to the protein MPGVARAAVIGVPDERMGEVARAYIVREAGADLDEAAVIAWSREQMANYKVPRSVGFLDEFPMNAGGKILKNNLRDLAAKELA